Proteins from a single region of Macaca nemestrina isolate mMacNem1 chromosome 13, mMacNem.hap1, whole genome shotgun sequence:
- the C13H2orf68 gene encoding UPF0561 protein C2orf68 homolog yields MEAGPHPRPGHCCKPGGRLDMNHGFVHHIRRNQIARDDYDKKVKQAAKEVRRRHTPAPTRPRKPDLQVYLPRHRDVSAHPLNPDYEESGESSSSGGSELEPSGHQLFCLEYEADSGEVTSVIVYQGDDPGKVSEEVSAHTPLDPPMREALKLRIQEEIAKRQSRH; encoded by the exons ATGGAGGCGGGGCCGCATCCCCGGCCGGGGCACTGCTGCAAGCCTGGCGGGCGGCTGGACATGAACCACGGCTTCGTGCACCATATCCGACGGAACCAGATCGCTCG GGACGACTATGACAAGAAGGTGAAGCAGGCGGCCAAGGAGGTGAGGAGGCGGCACACGCCCGCGCCGACGCGGCCCCGCAAGCCAGACCTGCAGGTGTACCTGCCGCGACACCGAG ATGTCTCTGCCCACCCACTCAACCCAGACTATGAGGAGTCCGGTGAAAGCAGCAGTAGTGGAGGCTCTGAGCTGGAGCCTTCTGGCCATCAGCTCTTCTGCTTAGAATACGAGGCAGACAGTGGAGAGGTCACATCAGTTATCGTGTATCAG GGCGATGACCCAGGAAAGGTGAGTGAGGAGGTGTCGGCACACACGCCTCTGGATCCACCCATGCGAGAAGCCCTCAAGTTGCGTATCCAGGAGGAGATTGCAAAGCGCCAGAGCCGACACTGA